DNA sequence from the Liolophura sinensis isolate JHLJ2023 chromosome 1, CUHK_Ljap_v2, whole genome shotgun sequence genome:
acattgcAAGCTGTAAAATGGATGTTATCAGAAAAATATAGATAATGGcacaatacaacataaaatttagCTTGGTTTGtaaaataggcctatattttaacTCAGTATAGACTCCAAATTGGTCGGTAGATCTTTTTAGACTCAATTTGgtaacgaaaaaaaaatcaattttagaCTTTTAAGAATTTCTGTGAAGCTCCATGAGGTGTGGcaagtgtgaagcaggaccttgagTTATTGTTGCATCAAAAATGattataacacaacatttttaatgtgtacagagcaaatgtatcagtttttacTTTAATCTAGTTCTGTCACTGAATGTGACGTCATGTTGATGAACTGGGAAATGAAAGGAGTCCTGCTGTTTGGTGTTTGCTAGGTACTTATTCAAATTAAGCACAATTAATGTATAGATTTGTTTGGATCTGGCTAGTAAAATACTAGTATAATGAGCCAACAGAGACATTGAAAATTTTAGGGTTGCTTCCCCACACTAGGCGGTATGAGAGGTTTAAGACTACAAATAATCCAAATTTTAAGGGAAAGATGATTTGtctcttacatttttttctcttaactTTTTTTCAGATCAGCATATTCTGACAGAACTAGAGCAGGAGCAGATATTGTCATTTACCCCAGCCAGGAGGATAGGAGGGAAGCGTATGGTGTGCTATGATGACCGCTATGTCCTTAAGCTGGCGGCAGAAATTGGGGGCATTGTCGTGTCCAATGACAATTACCGTGACTTGCTAGAAGAGAACAAGGAATTTAAAAGAGTAGTGGAAGAGCGACTTCTCATGTATTCATTTGTGCGTGACATGTAAGTGGTTGTCAGATCTGTTGTTGTATAGTCCATAGTCACACCTCCTCAGGAGTAATGTGTTAAACATGAAAAGATTGACTCCCCACATGTTTTGATGGTTAAGAGACATTGGCAGAAGAACACTTGTCAGGTACACCTGCATGTTCACATACTTGGATGGGTACTGCGTGCGCTGATACTCCATTGCATTTTATCTCTTTATCTGTCAGCAGTTTATCTCTTTTATGTCTCTATCTCTCAGTATAATATGTTGCTGTGACGTGCTCATCAATCTTCCTTGAGCTGGAGGTGTTAGTTAATTATTCAGTATTGTTTTTAAAAGGCGAAATATAACAGGTGATGACAAAACTGGCTAAGACTTTTAAAGAGGTACACAGCACTGATACTCCTGCTTTAATGACTCTTCCTGCCATATTAGCAGGTTCAGAACCATAAGATCATAACCTGCTTTATAGATGATTTTGTTTTAAGTGGGTCAtgactaccatgacaacacatgTTGATAACTTTTATCGCAAAAAGCTTTGGCTGACAGGGTTACTCAGTTTGTATTTCATCACCAAAAGCATAACATGTGTTCAACCTATTTGTCCTCTCCCAAGGTTCATGCCCCCTGATGACCCCTTAGGCAGACATGGCCCCAGCCTGGAGAATTTCCTCCGTAAAGAACCCACAGAGCCAGAACCCAAACCACCACCCTGTCCATATGGGAAGAAGTGTACGTACGGGAACAAGTGCAAGTATTACCACGCAGAGAGGGGCAACCTGCCTCAAAAAACCATCACAGAGAAGCTTGCTGAGCAAGCTAAGCAGAACCTGCTGGAGGTGACAGAGAGAAGTAAGACAGGTAAGCTTACCTCAAGTCATCAATATTCTCTATTTGGCTTTTAGATCTGTTATAAATGGAGGATAGCAAAATAAACTTGACATGTTAAATATGGGTACCAAACTATTGCATCGGTGTTAAAATCGTTTTGTTTGAGAATATCTCCCTCATGAAAAGCCAGTTGTAATTATTGCCGTGATTTGGTATTGATGAAAGGGTGGCCACTCAGATATCATTGGACAGTCAGGTAAATTTGGGTTGATTGATCTAACAAtgcactgaagtaccatgcagTACTGAGCCACATTGACTGGTGGTATTAAATTGTAGATCCAAAGGATCTGTGACTATCGGCTGCAAAACATTGGGTTTTAAATGATGCCATTGTTAGATTGTTACCTACACCTGCATTTATGGTGTTAAGACGAATGTACAGTAACTAAGTGAATGAAGTGAGTTTTCTTCTAACTCCTTTGAGAACAAACCTGTAATACCGAACCAGATTTCAGTCAATTGAAGCATTGCACTGGTTTGTGTTTGGCAGTGTTTGTCTCCagaagaaagaaattctcacaTTTCCCAAAAAGCGATCATTTAGTATCATGCAACATAATTTGACCAATATTTTGCGACCAATATTTTGCGACCAATATTTTGCGATATTGATGTGAAGTATGATGCTTCACAATAATGATGCCCTAGATGGGTTTGCATACCTGAATAGGGGAAAACCTTACAGAGATGCTACAACATACCACAGCAGAACACCAAAACTGGAACCACTTTGGTAAATCAGTGATTTCACCACCTCAGAATTGCTTCATAGGACTCCCGCTTCCTTTCCTAATCTCAAGggtgcctctgtggctgagtcgGTTaccgcgctagtgcagcgtaatgacccaggagcgtctcaccaatgaggtcgctgtgagttaaagtccagctcatgctggcttcctctccggtcataaatgggaaggtccctcagcaacttgcggatggtcatgggtttccccagggctgtgcccgtttcctccaaccacaatgctggccaccgtcgtataagtgaaatattcttgagtacggcataaaactccaatcaaataaatatataaatcctgATCccaaaaagtgaataaaattagCCTTTTCTTAGAAGTAGACATTCGTgctgatttttttgtttttgtttctgtgttcTTTCAGACAAGAAGAAAACTGGTAAAAAGCAGAAACAGCCTGAGAAAAAGGTATTGACTCGAACCCACTCTTGTACAACAGCACTATTGAGCGAGGACTTGGTCCCACCACCCCGACCCCCCAGAAAGCCTATATCCTCCCCCAACCCTCGGCTCTCACCCTTTAGTGACATCCTGGATACCCAGGCAGTGGAAAACCCTGAGTTTAAGGCCTACAATGACAAGCTGTCAGAACTGAGCAAAAACATTCCGGTGGATAACTATGGACAGAGGACAAGTAAAGATGCTCTGGATGTGCCCCCAGGTTATTGTGAAACTGGCCTGTGGGCCCCACCAGAGCTGGGTAAAGCCCGTGCTAGTCCACAGTTGGTGACTGGTCACTTAGAGCTGGCCCAGACCCTCTCTGATGAGGCCAACCGAGAGCAGAGACAGAAGAGCCTGCTACAGCAACAGGAAGAGCTGAAGCAAGACCTCAAGCGAGGCCTTCAGCCGCTGGTTTATGAGCCATCAGGGGAGGATCATCTTCAGAGGATCACACAGCAGCAGTTACACATACAAGAGATCCCACATCCCCGAGGGACCTCCCCAAACCATGGCTGGCCCAAGGAGGACAATCAACAGTACAGTCAGCCAAGATACGCGTCAGACTTGTCTACTAGTTATGCCACATCCAGTATGAACTGTCAGAACAGTACCTCTGATCCAATGTTAGATAAGCCAGATGTCATGTCTTCTAGAACTCAGTATGGACATTTGGTCAATCCCATGTTCACCCACAGGCAGCCATCCTACCCTCAGTCTTACCACTCTCATCAACCGTATAATGCCCCCAGCGGACAGTACCCCTTGGGTAGCTCGTCAAACTTCGTTCCACATGGATATTTCCAGATGCCTGGTCCACAACTCGGCATGATGAGGACAGAAGTAGGGAGTATGGGGACAGGAAATTGGCCTCATCAAACTGTTCCACCTTCATCACTGCTCTCAGAGGGAAGTTTTCCAGCAGACACGCCAATTTTGCCCACAGACCAACGGTACAATTTATATTACCACTTATGTGGTCTCTTTAAGGAACCTGATGTACGTGCGATTATGAACAGACTCCCTAATGAAACTAACCCTCAAGTCCTCTGTGCCCACCTTTTGAGTTTAAACCACTGAACTGGCATCCAGCCAAGTTCCTGGGGCCCGGCCTAAAGTTATGAATTTTAGGAGAATCTAGAGTTCATATGGCCTGAAGTGTCATGGAGACAAATGTGGCAGACCTGGTTGCAGGACAACACCTAGTCTCTGATATAGTAATAGCACATTGCTATTTtacttcatgtatatacatgcacatgttgacCATGTATAAGTTTTGTTTAAAAGTACACTGAGCTTTCcatctgtacatatgtaaaattcTATGAGAAGGAAATatagttatattttatataggtCTATTGGTGACTATGACCAGATGCATTTTGTATGGTATTCAAAAGTGTGATAGAAATTGtggaaaaagtttcacaaaagcAGTCAGTGTTTGCCTGCTTGTCATagttttctcttcatttttcTCAATATTCCTTTGTATTCAATATCTGATAAATAAGTAACTTTTAGGTTCACGCTTTTCTCATTTTAACCCTTGAAATGCTGTTGAATGTGTCAGCCCTATTTTCAGGATTGATGGTCACATTAAAAAATATCAGTTTCGAAGGCCTATGTGTTTATTCTAGTGGCCAGTATTACCTTAGAAACATTATATGTACTTGAGCTGCTGACTAGAATGGCATTTTGAGGTTATTGAGTTTAAGGCAATATTTTCAGGGGCCCTTCTTATAcatcttcctgtcagcaaggttgatacttGCTATAGGCTTCATAATCAACCTTCATGGTCATATGATTGTTAAGTACACGTACAACATTGAACtatgaacatacatacatacatacacaatcaCCCTTGCTGTACCAAGGTATTTTCAGCCAATTATTGGTTGTcccatgtaaatgtgtatttccttgtttcaaaGCAAAGACAAGTACTTGTGCTTTTGGGTCagatttattccttgacacagCATGATACAACAATAAGCTGTACTATGAATGGTGATTGATAATATGGTTCAGGaaatcaaggtagatgatgACAGTCATCGCTGTAAGCTTGATGACATGAAGATGATCGTACTCAGCAGTCATATCATGTGCCTAGCATAACGTACATGGCAACATATATCAAAGAGAATAGGAAAATGACCTTGACATTGCATTTGCACAGTTTTCTACCATGGGTAGACTTTAAGTCACTGTTTTTCCACCAAAGACAGAAATCATTTGGTGTGCTCTTGATATGGTGCAAttaaatttaatgtacatgATGTTCTTAGATTCAGTAGATCTATACGTAAGCCCAGGGCCTATGTTTACTGTGatataacaataaaatgttacaaaagtaTTTTATTAACAAATCTGTAATATAATTTTTCTCTTGTCCTAGCCTTTAGCTTGCTGTTACAAAGTAAGGTGGCATACATTTTGTGAGAATGGGGGAAGTGGTGCTGGTGTACCAATGAGTGAAGACCTTTCAATTATGAGATTAACAGCGTACATGAaaggttggtttttttttttttcaaattttccagGTTTTGGAATTTATAGTCAGTTTCAATGCCTGTGGTGCCAGAGTTAGATTTTCTGTGTGGGTCATTTAATCTCACAGTTTTCACTACATCTTCAGGATACATAATGGACATGATGCATATGATATCTTAATTTTAGTAGTAATAGagatttttaatttcttcaaatatttccTCCAAATTTATCACATTGtagacaaaatgaaataatatatcattttttttttctaaaatagcAGCTTTGGTCTTCTGTTGTGTTAATCTTGAACCAGTTGAGTACCGGTATACAAAGGAGTATATGTCGCCACACAGTCAAGTGTCCAGCCAATTTAGGCTACCGTTTTATTATCTCGCCTGTACGAAATAAGgggaggtattgtgagagggtgATCAGATGCTGGTGGTGGCACTGGCAGTGTCGGTGTCGAGTTTAGTTAATGTTTTTGGCCCGTCAAAGGTTTGCAGTGGACACCCATAGTGCACAGTCAACCAATCATCGGCATCAATATACATATGAAAGACCAAGAGAGTTTTTTTAGCACATAGTTCAACATTTCCTCAGTTACCCATAGtagtttgtgcacaaactccccACAGTATCTTTTACTACCGCTATGATTTAACATAATTTAATTACAAcaatgacttgaacattatgcagttttacaaactgctcagtgAGGTGAGCTACCAGTATTCTCTGAAGGACTTGTTTAAACTGAAGCACTAAATTTGATATTTGTGCTGTATCTAAACATAATTTTGTGCCATTTATCTTGGAGAAACAGTTGAGTgtgtaaattattgtttttgtgtgttttatatatgaaaaacTGGGTttagaacatgtatatatatatatatgtagacttGTATTTCAGTTAGtaacaaaaaagaaaggaaaaaaaagacaggTGGAGTTTg
Encoded proteins:
- the LOC135472409 gene encoding endoribonuclease rege-1-like, whose protein sequence is MEDEFIISRSKLPLFQQYQSHISSLFAVCLQISTPGTFIPANYGSLIWIKVKSGSPELSLQQQQQDVKSAKEYILSLTGDNEDCCTESLRLSPERFDWLQRHVTEIEINSRAVISLHNDDSSVQIHGHPENRALAHSCIDFLLQGNASRESTSLIPDAQMPAGFKSRGEMGGHRTKLPLPQPCLSPGADSCYGSSDDCLACPPPPPPRTDKPCVREPQIPSTPGSTSPSAHSDSPPSSDPELDTIKSDSYLSKLQFGIRLGFSEAQVSSVLQKRGIDVPQNELLSELVSLGSGSHMPPTTSRVSGNLDSGDMDSGWLSGSGAGVESSGVTGESGSKTELSLPLTTDNDLSSHNTDTSYRPIVIDGSNVAMSHGNKAVFSCRGIQLAVDWFKKKGCKDITVFVPQWRKESPRQDAPIDDQHILTELEQEQILSFTPARRIGGKRMVCYDDRYVLKLAAEIGGIVVSNDNYRDLLEENKEFKRVVEERLLMYSFVRDMFMPPDDPLGRHGPSLENFLRKEPTEPEPKPPPCPYGKKCTYGNKCKYYHAERGNLPQKTITEKLAEQAKQNLLEVTERSKTDKKKTGKKQKQPEKKVLTRTHSCTTALLSEDLVPPPRPPRKPISSPNPRLSPFSDILDTQAVENPEFKAYNDKLSELSKNIPVDNYGQRTSKDALDVPPGYCETGLWAPPELGKARASPQLVTGHLELAQTLSDEANREQRQKSLLQQQEELKQDLKRGLQPLVYEPSGEDHLQRITQQQLHIQEIPHPRGTSPNHGWPKEDNQQYSQPRYASDLSTSYATSSMNCQNSTSDPMLDKPDVMSSRTQYGHLVNPMFTHRQPSYPQSYHSHQPYNAPSGQYPLGSSSNFVPHGYFQMPGPQLGMMRTEVGSMGTGNWPHQTVPPSSLLSEGSFPADTPILPTDQRYNLYYHLCGLFKEPDVRAIMNRLPNETNPQVLCAHLLSLNH